A window from Podospora bellae-mahoneyi strain CBS 112042 chromosome 1 map unlocalized CBS112042p_1, whole genome shotgun sequence encodes these proteins:
- a CDS encoding uncharacterized protein (EggNog:ENOG503PEK1) — protein MRPSTVTAFLAPAAANAQWYGGAPECAQSCMSSLWDADSTWPAPTSYCAEPTQAAPLISCISSACSASPTAVTSYSSLSASLCAQWASCSAAGSTGVLTVSAPAFTGAWGSGRGSNAWGGDGEWTKTWAGGVYTVTGCEWNGNPWAGGPGGWGPGGEAGGSPWGPWGKGWKWSTETQTVTRVFTGVDNGVTSFSTSIGLATVALAVSGDSTTTSFLAQATGNAAAEGSKVDSGVRIMGAVLGGVVAVAGLL, from the exons ATGAGACCCTCAACCGTGACGGCCTTCCTTGCCCCGGCGGCCGCCAACGCCCAGTGGTACGGCGGTGCCCCCGAGTGCGCT caatCCTGCATGTCCTCCCTCTGGGACGCAGACTCCACCTGGccagcaccaacctcctACTGCGCCGAGCCAACCCAGGCCGCCCCATTGATCTcctgcatctcctccgcctgctccgcctcccccacggCGGTAACCTCctactcctccctctccgcctccctctgcgCCCAGTGGGCCTCCTGCTCCGCCGCTGGCTCCACCGGCGTCCTGACCGTCTCCGCTCCCGCCTTCACCGGCGCCTGGGGTTCCGGCCGCGGCTCCAACGCCTGGGGCGGGGACGGGGAGTGGACAAAGAcctgggctggtggtgtctACACCGTTACCGGGTGCGAATGGAACGGCAACCCTTGGGCTGGCGGCCCGGGCGGCTGGGGACCCGGAGGCGAGGCGGGTGGTAGCCCTTGGGGTCCTTGGGGTAAGGGGTGGAAGTGGAGCACCGAGACTCAGACGGTGACGAGAGTGTTCACGGGGGTTGATAATGGAGTCACCAGCTTCAGCACCTCCATTGGGTTGGCGACGGTGGCGTTGGCGGTGAGCGGggacagcaccaccacgagCTTTTTGGCGCAGGCGACCGGGAATGCCGCCGCGGAGGGGAGTAAGGTTGATAGCGGGGTCAGGATCATGGGTGCGGTTTTGGGTGGCGTGGTTGCCGTGGCTGGGTTGCTTTGA
- the GAT1 gene encoding Sodium- and chloride-dependent GABA transporter 1 (EggNog:ENOG503NXG0; COG:K) has translation MAASTATPFSTMSPLSSMNPTSTEHDWRFPRRPQDAAHNQRSKADRVTANAHPGQPTTGQRITTAATSSARPRYPALPFDAPAPYNGPYQGLLQAAVFPPFERTSPNVVQGFDEMQREDPLATQIWKLFARTKQLLPNRDRLENLTWRAMHIKLQKAKQAEEAKRERSRAAALNAPSGIAQQLRQSSDHDAMNLDEYINHELVGTPSGMALTPGSESARQADERSSYATASAIPIKPRRDAAQPMIPQSVPVAAHQRVPEEFGYLPRQVRKTSIDETSRSNRKRPANFSPHVSAMNSGFGTGGLDADQYSLDNNNSQQNTMAQANNQPGVPFPLDTFQLDNDPIITSAGPFQPNFTFSPSTSPMVAHDHFSVYNGNTMQPSSLAGADFYSPPGSAYQSAVSTPHPLGEGGEGFYFASMDMRQRQQPYRTGPSGMNNTLSQHFSYPNSGNMMFATTTSSADPTSAFTAPSSFGHIDPSTVFGQDHAARSPGVGLGQDPPMFFGGAESDDEEGGVFADRNLSMTIEDSFESSSSSLAWDPTLPGNFSTQAARYPAGPPRKHVAIGGTTTEFVDANGDYGLARSHSQSFRTTNGRQIKMPRTASTPGLANMAHSFGQSNPNSPPGDAMFTAGLSSVAASRPSSPPPGSMHGSTTNLQGAGGNQGDSSAPTMCTNCATTTTPLWRRNPEGQPLCNACGLFLKLHGVVRPLSLKTDVIKKRNRGSGPSLPVSGTSTRSKKNAASSSSSNLSGATGRKNSTLSITSNANHPPTQVSTPPAAQHRSNSVHDGESPASGPASGGNTAGSTPTSYHGSAGSTSGVIGGKGVIPIAAAPPKNMPGPGAASLTRAATLGSKRQRRHSRSAADQPSSSMDIDSPENSTGSNEAARSVGSSSGYSSAHATNSMSFTNGSSFGVSQRPPGGSGSRGAPGNQSSTMLSGIVTGGQPQEWEWLTMSL, from the exons ATGGCTGCGAGCACGGCGACGCCGTTCTCTACCATGAGCCCTCTTTCTTCCATGAATCCCACATCCACAGAGCACGACTGGCGCTTCCCCCGCAGACCTCAGGACGCTGCCCACAACCAAAGATCCAAAGCTGATCGAGTCACCGCAAATGCACACCCAGGCCAGCCGACCACCGGCCAGAGGATAACCACCGCCGCAACTTCCTCCGCCCGTCCAAGGTATCCTGCCCTGCCCTTTGACGCTCCTGCTCCATACAATGGCCCTTACCAGGGATTGCTTCAAGCTGCCGTCTTCCCCCCTTTTGAGCGCACCAGCCCCAATGTCGTCCAGGGCTTTGATGAGATGCAGAGGGAAGACCCCTTGGCTACACAGATCTGGAAGCTGTTCGCGAGGACGAagcagctcctccccaaccggGACAGGCTGGAAAACTTAACATGGAGGGCGATGCATATCAAACTGCAAAAGGCCAAGCaggccgaggaagccaa ACGGGAGCGGTCGCGTGCTGCGGCACTCAATGCGCCCAGCGGAATCGCCCAGCAGTTGCGCCAGTCATCGGATCATGACGCCATGAACTTGGACGAGTACATCAACCATGAACTTGTAGGGACCCCATCTGGCATGGCACTTACCCCCGGATCGGAGAGCGCCAGGCAAGCCGATGAACGCTCCAGCTACGCCACGGCCTCTGCAATCCCCATCAAGCCGCGCAGGGACGCAGCACAGCCCATGATTCCGCAATCTGTTCCTGTGGCCGCACATCAGCGCGTGCCAGAGGAGTTCGGCTATCTCCCCCGGCAAGTTAGGAAAACGAGCATCGATGAGACAAGCAGAAGT AACCGGAAACGACCTGCCAACTTCTCTCCGCACGTCTCGGCCATGAACAGTGGCTTTGGAACCGGCGGACTGGACGCTGATCAATACTCACTCGATAACAACAATTCGCAACAAAACACCATGGCACAAGCGAACAATCAGCCAGGTGTTCCATTTCCCCTGGACACCTTCCAGCTCGACAACGATCCTATTATCACCTCTGCTGGTCCTTTCCAGCCCAACTTTACCTTCTCGCCATCGACTTCGCCTATGGTTGCTCATGATCACTTCTCTGTTTACAACGGCAACACGATGCAACCAAGCTCGCTTGCTGGCGCAGACTTTTACTCGCCCCCTGGCTCTGCATATCAATCTGCAGTCTCCACCCCTCACCCActgggcgagggcggcgaggggtTTTACTTTGCTTCCATGGATATgcgccagcgccagcagcCATACCGGACGGGCCCGTCCGGTATGAACAACACCCTCAGCCAGCATTTCAGTTATCCGAACAGCGGCAACATGATGTTCGCCACGACGACCTCGAGCGCCGACCCCACCTCTGCTTTCACTGCGCCGAGTAGCTTTGGTCACATCGATCCGTCAACGGTGTTCGGACAGGATCATGCTGCTCGCTCCCCCGGCGTTGGCTTGGGCCAGGATCCGCCCATGTTTTTTGGGGGCGCCGAgtcggatgatgaggagggcggagtGTTTGCTGACAGAAACCTGTCGATGACCATAGAAGACAGCTTCGAAAGCTCAAGCTCGTCGTTGGCGTGGGATCCCACATTGCCCGGTAACTTTAGCACGCAAGCTGCGAGATATCCCGCCGGGCCGCCCCGTAAACATGTCGCGATCGGGGGCACGACGACCGAGTTTGTCGATGCGAATGGGGATTACGGTCTGGCTAGATCTCACTCTCAGTCGTTCCGCACGACCAATGGACGCCAAATCAAGATGCCCCGGACGGCATCGACACCAGGATTGGCCAACATGGCTCATTCCTTCGGACAATCGAACCCCAACTCGCCGCCGGGTGATGCCATGTTCACTGCTGGCCTCTCATCCGTAGCAGCCAGccggccttcttcacctccgcCGGGTTCAATGCACGGCTCTACCACGAACCTCCAGGGCGCCGGTGGCAACCAAGGGGACAGCAGTGCTCCCACCATGTGCACGAACTGCGctacaaccacaacacctcTCTGGCGCCGGAACCCCGAGGGCCAGCCTCTTTGCAACGCCTGCGGCCTGTTCTTGAAGCTTCATGGAGTAGTCCGTCCGCTCAGCTTGAAGACTGACGTGATCAAGAAACGCAACCGTGGATCAGGGCCCAGTTTGCCAGTCAGCGGAACCAGCACTCGATCTAAGAAGAATGCCGCTTCCAGCTCTTCTAGCAACCTGTCGGGCGCGACCGGCCGGAAGAACTCCACTCTTTCCATCACTTCCAATGCCAACCATCCGCCCACACAAGTGAGCACACCTCCGGCTGCCCAACACCGATCGAACAGCGTTCATGATGGCGAAAGTCCCGCGAGCGGCCCCGCCTCGGGGGGCAACACGGCTGGGAGCACCCCTACTAGCTATCATGGTAGCGCTGGCTCTACCAGCGGCGTGATTGGTGGCAAGGGTGTTATTCCGATTGCCGCAGCACCACCCAAGAACATGCCTGGTCCTGGCGCTGCATCCTTGACCAGAGCCGCGACTCTTGGTTCGAAACGCCAACGTCGCCACAGCAGATCTGCTGCCGACCAGCCTTCGAGCAGCATGGACATTGATAGCCCCGAGAATTCGACAGGTTCGAACGAAGCCGCCCGATCAGTTGGATCTAGCAGCGGCTACTCCTCAGCCCATGCCACCAACAGTATGAGCTTTACCAACGGTAGCAGTTTCGGCGTGTCTCAACGCCCTCCCGGCGGATCGGGCTCCAGAGGCGCGCCCGGCAACCAGTCCTCGACCATGTTGAGCGGTATCGTTACAGGCGGCCAGCCCCAAGAGTGGGAGTGGTTGACTATGAGTCTCTAA
- the MSC7 gene encoding Meiotic Sister-Chromatid recombination aldehyde dehydrogenase (EggNog:ENOG503NXCB; COG:E) codes for MAETLMEAPRSLLIQLRLAIQEKTSLAISESAWSIVWSGIALFAVWYMAVRENDKPILYRVPSPKVPENAEILEEPAIKVSGSTAVQCYAPATGQFLGFANPSSSNAIDRAIEQAKAAQEQWATTSFRERRAVLRTLLQHVLDNQEEICRVACLDSGKSMVDAQLGEILVTAEKLEWTIKHGEKALRPSRRPTNLLMSYKRNTVYHEPLGVVAALVSWNYPFHNFIGPVISALFSGNGIVVKVSEQTAWSSGYFTSIARGALVAHGHNPSLIQTVVCWPQTASHLTSHPGISHITFIGSRPVCHKVAASAAKALIPVVAELGGKDASIILDSLPDRDVPRVVETLLRGSFQAAGQNCIGIERIIATPGIYDRLVSLLEPRVKSLRLGQDKDVGAMISDGSFSRLESLISEAVSKGARLLAGGRRYTHPDHPKGHYFTPTLLVDVTPDMAIANEECFAPVMTVMKTPSDRVEDILSVANAPDFGLGSSVFGGETDPRIPVIVKKIKAGMIAVNDFGATYAVQLPFGGVAGSGYGRFAGEEGLRGLCNVKSVCEDRFGAWWWFGGVRTSIPPAMRYPVNDQERSSRFARGVVEMGYAPGWGRKLAKGLGNIMGNM; via the exons ATGGCGGAGACACTGATGGAGGCTCCCAGGAGCTTGCTCATCCAGCTGCGCCTGGCGATACAGGAGAAAAC GTCTCTTGCTATCTCCGAGTCCGCATGGTCGATTGTCTGGTCTGGGATTGCTTTGTTTGCTGTTTGGTATATGGCTGTTCGGGAGAACGACAAGCCCATCCTCTATCGAGTCCCGTCGCCGAAGGTTCCGGAGAACGCCGAGATTCTCGAGGAGCCAGCTATCAAG GTCTCTGGATCTACCGCTGTTCAATGCTATGCGCCGGCTACAGGCCAGTTCCTCGGCTTCGccaacccttcctcctcgaacGCTATCGACCGTGCCATTGAGCAAGCAAAGGCCGCCCAGGAGCAATGGGCCACCACCTCGTTTCGCGAACGCCGGGCGGTTCTTAGAACCTTGCTTCAACATGTACTTGACAACCAGGAGGAGATCTGCCGCGTCGCCTGTCTCGACAGCGGTAAATCCATGGTCGACGCCCAGCTCGGCGAGATCCTCGTCACGGCCGAAAAGCTCGAATGGACCATCAAGCACGGTGAAAAGGCCCTCCGCCCCTCCCGCCGCCCTACCAACCTTCTCATGAGCTACAAGCGCAACACGGTCTACCACGAACCCCTCGGTGTTGTTGCGGCCTTGGTCAGCTGGAACTACCCCTTCCACAACTTCATCGGCCCCGTCATCTCGGCTCTCTTCTCCGGCAACGGCATCGTCGTCAAGGTCTCTGAGCAAACCGCCTGGTCATCCGGTTACTTCACCTCGATCGCGCGAGGTGCTCTCGTCGCACACGGGCACAACCCCTCCCTGATCCAAACGGTAGTCTGCTGGCCCCAAACCGCCTCCCATCTGACCTCCCACCCTGGAATCTCCCACATAACCTTCATCGGCTCCCGCCCCGTCTGCCACAAGGTCGCCGCCTCTGCCGCGAAGGCCCTCATCCCCGTGGTGGCTGAACTCGGAGGGAAGGACgcctccatcatcctcgaTTCCTTGCCCGACCGTGACGTCCCCCGCGTGGTTGAAACCCTGCTGCGAGGCTCCTTCCAGGCAGCGGGACAAAACTGCATCGGCATCGAGCGCATCATCGCCACCCCGGGCATCTACGACAGACTTGTTTCCCTCCTCGAACCTCGCGTCAAATCCCTCCGCCTAGGCCAAGACAAGGACGTGGGCGCCATGATCTCGGACGGCTCCTTCTCCCGCCTCGAATCGCTCATCTCGGAAGCCGTCTCCAAGGGGGCGAGACTGCTGGCCGGCGGGAGGAGGTACACCCACCCTGACCACCCCAAGGGTCACTACTTTACTCCCACTTTGCTGGTCGACGTGACTCCCGACATGGCCATCGCCAACGAGGAGTGTTTTGCCCCTGTGATGACGGTGATGAAGACGCCCTCCGACAGGGTGGAGGATATCCTCTCGGTAGCCAACGCTCCCGATTTCGGGCTGGGAAGTTCtgtttttggaggggagACGGACCCGAGAATACCGGTGATTgtgaagaagatcaaggcgGGAATGATCGCGGTCAACGACTTTGGGGCTACGTACGCGGTGCAGCTACCTTTTGGCGGGGTGGCGGGCAGTGGGTACGGGAGGTTTGccggggaggaagggttgagggggttgtgcaATGTCAAGTCGGTGTGTGAGGATCGGTTtggggcttggtggtggtttgggggggtgaggacGAGTATCCCGCCTGCGATGAGGTATCCTGTGAACGACCAAGAAAGGAGCTCGAGGTTTGctaggggggtggtggagatggggtaCGCTccggggtgggggaggaagctggcgAAGGGGTTGGGAAATATTATGGGGAACATGTGA